CCTTGAAACTCTATCGTCCATGAttcagcatccagacaagaactacaTTGACCCTATCGAGGTAAAGATCAGGGATCAACATACGTATTGCTTCCATGTAGATGAAGAGCCAGATGGTAAACTATGGTACCATGACATTAGGAGATTCCTTGCAACCAGAGAGTACTCGGAGAATGCTACTAATAGTCAAGAAGCAAGCCCTCAGGAGGATGGCAAATTACTTTTTCCTTAACGAGgaaatcctgtacaggaggaccccAGGCATGGGTTTGTTGAGATGTGCAGATGCCGTCGAGGCGCGACCATGTTATTGGAAGGACTACATGCAGGATcatgcggaccccacatgaatgggttcacattagccaagaagatcttgagagctggatacttttggatgactatggaaagtcATAGTATCCGCTACGTACAGAACTGTCACCAGTACCAGATTTACGAGGATTTCATTCGGGTTCTGCCGAATGCGTTGAATGTGATGGGTTCACCCTGGCCATTCGAAGACATGATTGGATATAGAACCCGCTGTGTCAAATGTGCATCGCTTCCTCTTGGtagccatcgactacttcactaaatgggttgaagaatCTACCTATAAGGCCGTCAAAAAGAAGGTAGTGGCAGATTTTGTCAAAAATAACATCGTCTATCGATTTGGAATACCGAAGTCGATCATCACTAACAATGTTGCTAACCACAATAGCGACCTCATGAGAGAAATCTGTGAGAAGTTCAGAATCGTCCACCACAACTCCACAGCCTACATACCACAAA
This DNA window, taken from Nicotiana tabacum cultivar K326 chromosome 15, ASM71507v2, whole genome shotgun sequence, encodes the following:
- the LOC142169671 gene encoding uncharacterized protein LOC142169671; translation: MAEYKVCILVIRMAVDMNVKELLVIGDSDLLIHQVQGDWSTKIVKILLYLHCVKELCKKFTKIEFKHVPMIQNEFVNALETLSSMIQHPDKNYIDPIEVKIRDQHTYCFHVDEEPDGKLWYHDIRRFLATREYSENATNSQEASPQEDGKLLFP